The Deinococcus misasensis DSM 22328 genome contains a region encoding:
- a CDS encoding winged helix-turn-helix domain-containing protein — protein MTRTLTHPRALELLLEAHTFTCLEMLLQKECTLSQLAQKTGLSAGSTLYRIQQLMAYGFVEVAHEEKRSGRAIKHYRTTAEAFYIPFAITSAETAESMCWRMVAPLFQHAMNALLKQARDQNTPLEKGGILFQKDPSGEAQIKMVSENLKSDSTRTASSAHHFHWETLHLTHEQARALNTEMMALLSKYQSLSGPHSYVVFSGLTLDDAK, from the coding sequence ATGACCCGCACCCTCACCCATCCCAGAGCCCTTGAACTGCTGCTGGAAGCCCACACCTTCACCTGTCTGGAAATGCTGTTGCAAAAAGAATGCACCCTCAGCCAGCTGGCACAGAAAACCGGACTTTCTGCAGGGAGCACCCTGTACCGCATCCAGCAACTCATGGCATACGGCTTCGTGGAGGTGGCCCATGAAGAAAAACGCTCTGGACGGGCCATCAAGCATTACCGGACCACAGCAGAAGCCTTCTACATCCCCTTTGCCATAACCTCTGCGGAAACGGCCGAAAGCATGTGCTGGAGGATGGTTGCCCCCCTGTTTCAGCATGCCATGAATGCCCTTCTGAAACAGGCCAGAGACCAGAACACCCCTCTGGAAAAAGGCGGCATCCTGTTTCAAAAAGACCCTTCAGGTGAGGCCCAGATCAAAATGGTCTCCGAAAACCTCAAGAGCGATTCCACGCGCACAGCATCGTCAGCCCACCACTTCCATTGGGAAACCCTGCATTTGACCCATGAGCAGGCCAGAGCCCTGAATACCGAAATGATGGCCCTGCTCAGCAAATACCAGAGCCTTTCAGGGCCACACAGCTATGTGGTGTTCTCGGGTTTGACTCTGGACGACGCCAAATGA